The genomic DNA TAAGAATTTGTCAGATATTATTTACGATCGATCGCGTGACACGATGCATACCGGCTTTCAACTACAATCTATGAATTGCACACGGGAATACTGAGTTATTATCGAAAGATGTTTACGTAATAACTTTTCTATACTATGTCATAACAAGCttatcaatttaaatgatttatttcttggtaatttcgaattaattctttacaggaattttgaatttttctccgCACACGCAGTGCGAGTTCTCGATatttattcagaaatatttacatctcttatatctattatattttgtacaattttttaaaatatatatttacttagaattaattgaaatgtgCATGCCagcatcaaataattttgttgacAGAGACGCTTCCCGCGTTATATcatgcataataaataataatgttatcttCACTGCGATTAGACATAAACGTTGAAATTCaacgcttattttttttttgcgcataatcaaaattaaaggaAACTTTGGCTCGAACTTCGAACTTCTTAACGCAATGCGTTGTCAATACATACGAACGACGATATATCATACAATTGCGCCTAACTCCGACAATCGATCCGACCGTGGCCCAAGTTGACAGCAATTTAAAATCGCTTTTACTCTTCGCAGAAGATGTGCCTCGGAGTATGGCTTCGATTACGATTAAGATTTATCCGGCGGAGGatcatttttactatttttttcccgAAATCATCTCACCACATTTGCGATTTTGACACGAGAAAGTGTCCTTAAGACGATCTCGCAATcgtttaatatttcgaaataactTTAATGGCAATCATCGACCTTGTCCTTCTCATGATTTGCAACGAAATCTGTTTTTTCTCTATTAGaaagattatttgaaaattttatagccattctaattatgaaataaatgtcCAGAAGATGCTTGTGTCTACTTTACCGTTATTTTATTCAGACAGAAGATCCATTACACTTGAATACAAAATGTgactttaaaattgaaaaactgtatattgttaattttatatgtaaagctATACTTGCGtgaaataagttttattttgtaataaaaacgattttattttgccAAAATAACAAGATCAACTTACATGAttagataaaagaattaatgtgACGtctaaattagaaattatttgccAAGTTTGAGTATGAACTTACGAACAGTTACACCAAAAATaatggaagaaaataatttgtcaataaagattaattaaataatgataaattcagTGAGATAAAACAGCGCGTTGCAAACATCATCGTCGAGGAATCTTCTAACGATAAATGAAGGCAGCGTCTTTTCAGGAAGAATGGCATCGTTGAAAAGTGTCAAGGCGAGCAAGATGGAAACCATGACTAGAAGCTGGACAGCGAAACCGATTCTAGGCGCGGATTTCGCGGAAGAGCTTCCGTTGCAGGAGGTTTACGTGGGTATCTTGAAGCGACGGAAGGACACGTCCATCGCGATCCAGAGTATATCCGCCATTTTGCCGGGATTCAGTCATCTGAAGCGCTGTTTCAACGGCAAGTTGCTTCTAGCCCCGCTTCGTTCGGGTGAAGCAAATGACGAAGAGAACGTTAATCTCGATGAAGATGATCTCAAGGACCAGCTGAAGGAACGAGGATTCGATCTCTCCCTATTCGAGGACAAGTTCCAGGTGACGAAGGTGCCAGCCAAGGCACCGAGAACAAAGTTTCAAGCCAGCGCAGCCTCGAAGATCTGGCCAGTGAACTTCCATCCCGACCAGACTATCGAGAGTTTGATTGACGGCTCAATCTTCGACGACGATTGCTTGCACGCGATCGAGCGGATCATGTCATTGGTAATAGAGGCCGCCAAGCTGGAGGCGGTCGGCGACGTACATTGCACCGGTGCCGCAGCGGTCGTCGATCCCGCGGACGGAAGAATCCTGGCGGTGTCCGCGGCGAGGACCGATCGGCATCCTATGTGGCATGCCGCCATGCTGGCGGTGGATCTCGTTGCCAGACTTCACGGTGGCGGTGCATGGCGTTTGAAGGACGAAGAAACTCGCGACGTCGATCTCACAAAGAGACGTACGGATGACGAAGAAACACTCGGCGACGAGAAGATAGACTCGAACACCGACACTGAAGATCGGAACTTCAAGgatcgattaaaaaagatcaagaGAAAGTATGAGGAGGAAACGCCGCTTTGTTACCCGACGTCTCTATCCTCGCTTACGTTTCCCACGCAAACGCCGCTCGAGACGCGGGTCAGGCAAAAGGGACGGAGAAACGACAACGCCGAGGTCGAGGATTCGCAGCAgcaaaaaaaatgcgaaaatatCACAGAGAAGTGCGGACCGTATCTCTGCACGGGTTATTGGGTGTTTCTATTGATGGAGCCGTGTCCTATGTGCGCCATGGCGTTGCTGCATTCCAGAGTCGCGCGGATTTTCTACGGCGCGGTCAATCAGAAAGTCGGCGTCTTGGGCACCAATGCGGTTTTGCACACGGTACCGGGTCTGAACCATCGATACCGAGTCTGGAGCGGTATCCTGGAACGAGAGTGCCGGCAAACAGTGAAAGAAATCAATGGTCGCAGAAGTCTCGAATGACGGATTCGACATGGATCTTTTGTTAAAGATAATAACGCGTCAAGTGTAGTTGCATAGTCACAATTGGTCACGACAGTGGCTGCGGAAATAATTGAAGATGCTAATATCGCGAGGTCGgacaaaagaaaagataaacaaaAGCGAAGTATGCTCTGCATATTTTCGTTCCTACTGATGATTtctagcgcgcgcgcgcgatttacgttatcttttcatataaaatgacattatAATGAGACtctaattaaacattatttcttatgtaacacattgtacgtatatattcataaaaaataaatttattttaattagggAAAGTACAATCGTGATACTTGTCAATACATCGAGACTGATTCAATATATACTCTCTTATTGTATTCCCGtaattatctcaaaaaaataattgtatttattatttagtcatCTTTTGACATTTTCGATTAAATGTTTCTTAGACAAGctgattatttcatattattcatCTCGGCGGATTATCTTTTCGATTCATCGGTCGCACGGTTACAGTTTTCTCATACACGTTGCAACcggttttataatttcaatcgaAAGCAAGACGACGCAAAAGACTTAACACGTGGTATAGACGTGCATTCGGCCATAACGACTTAAGACGTACACGTGACCTTGCGCGTGTGTGTCGCATCTGCTGCCGCTTCTTGGTGTGCATGGCGAATTAACACTTGTGTTTGCCAGCACACAACATGACGTGCCATCATTTTccgaaaattgttaaaatcatttctatacatatatttttctgttttttttttgacttGCGATGACGAAAAGTGTATTATCTTGTGGCGCGAAGACGACAGTCTGTTTCCGAAATACTTGAGCCCTATTAGTCAAgatttcattcttttattttccatcagcaaaattctttattttaaaaagaaaatttattatgtaaaagaaaaaactttatactacaatttaaaatcaaatcaattaattaagctaatttaaactataatatCGGCCATTATTACGTGAAGCGTAAGGgttcttttatagaaaatttaatttttggcaATTGttcacatataaaacaaacCCAAAAATGTTACACTCATTATCACACGTTACATCCATTATTCGATAAAGCACAATTAATTCCGCGTGTATCATCGTAAATCATCGACATGATTTACAGTTTAATTCACATTTTGCGTGGTGATCGCGTCATCTATCTCAAGGGCAAATAATGTTTCTTCgcgacaataatatataacctTATTtactgattattttttttctctcacagAATTTTTAGACACGCTTACCGCAATTATTTCTCACCAAAATGTTGATCTCAAGCGCGGGTTTGCGTGTACAGATAACATCTATCGCGTTGCAAAAGACACCTGGTATAACGCTTTAGTATCAAATGTACGCATTgtatcgcgataaaatttgGCGAATCTCTTACGAATATTGTCGCGCGATTTAATACTTACAATCCAACCGATAATACGGTTTAATGACACTTGAAAGCATACAACACGGTCTTTGGAAGgtgacaataattaattaagagagCATTTATTTGATGTTCTTACGTCAGTGCCATGACGGAGTACATTGTGCGCGCGTTTCTGCAAATAGGTATTGCGCCTTTTCAAATTATTGACGCGTTTGCAAAAACTAGTTCTTATAGATTAtgctaatattatatgttcgCTGTTTTAAGTCAACATGAATGTTTGTTCAACAACTGGTGAACTGGTTTTAATTCCTAGCAtcttaaagttatattaattaagcttgTATTTGAG from Cataglyphis hispanica isolate Lineage 1 chromosome 21, ULB_Chis1_1.0, whole genome shotgun sequence includes the following:
- the LOC126857448 gene encoding probable inactive tRNA-specific adenosine deaminase-like protein 3 — translated: MASLKSVKASKMETMTRSWTAKPILGADFAEELPLQEVYVGILKRRKDTSIAIQSISAILPGFSHLKRCFNGKLLLAPLRSGEANDEENVNLDEDDLKDQLKERGFDLSLFEDKFQVTKVPAKAPRTKFQASAASKIWPVNFHPDQTIESLIDGSIFDDDCLHAIERIMSLVIEAAKLEAVGDVHCTGAAAVVDPADGRILAVSAARTDRHPMWHAAMLAVDLVARLHGGGAWRLKDEETRDVDLTKRRTDDEETLGDEKIDSNTDTEDRNFKDRLKKIKRKYEEETPLCYPTSLSSLTFPTQTPLETRVRQKGRRNDNAEVEDSQQQKKCENITEKCGPYLCTGYWVFLLMEPCPMCAMALLHSRVARIFYGAVNQKVGVLGTNAVLHTVPGLNHRYRVWSGILERECRQTVKEINGRRSLE